AGTTCAGCTGGGTTCATGGCCCAGCTATTTGCTGCATCTCTGATCATGTCCATGACTGTCACATAAATGAAGGATAATTGTGTAAAAGTAACTGTATGAGACTCCCTGCTTCTACCAATGCTTGGTATTTTCTATTCCAAAATGAAACAATTAAGCAAAATAATGGTGTAATAGGGATTATTTTATTATGTTGACCATGGATTCAACAAGATATGATCATGTTTCCCAGCAGCAGACTAGAAGTCCCTCATGCGCCTGAAGGACCCGATGATGGAGCAGGAGCCGCCCCAGTCACTGTATCTCCTGTATTCACCGGGTCTCAGGAAGTACTGTCGGCCTCTGTAGTTGGGTTGTTCATAGAAGATCCAGTAACCATCCATCACCTGGCAGGAGTGGATGTCACGGTAACGGAATCGATCGTAGACAGAGGGACAGTCGTCCATGAATTCCATCATCTGCCCTCCAAAGTCAGGCCTCTCGTAAATCCTCATCCTGTAGTTTCCCCCTCGGTACTGGAATCAAAAGAACATTGTAACCATGATGAAACTGCAAATATCCATTACATGTTGAGAAAGAGATACACAATAATGAATATTATGTGGGAGGGGCCGGGTAAAGTCATCAGCAATGAGTGGGGGGTTGAGATAATTTTGACCAAGCAGGTTGACTAAGCTTGGGCTTTGTTAGCAGCAAACTGCTCCTCTGCATCTTCATATTGTAAAATAATAGCTttgaacataaaatatagaaagaacatggaacagtacagcacaggaacaggagcttcagctcatgatgtgccaaactaattaaacccctaactaaactaatcccttctgcctacacaatgtccatatccctccattctctgcacattcatgtggctctctaagagccttttaaacacctctattgtatttgcctatgttaccactcctggcagcacattccaggcacccaccactctctgtgtaaaaaacttgccttgcacctctccttcgaacttaccccctcttaccttaaatgcatgccctctagtaagaGACTTTGACCATGGGATAAAGACTTGTCTATACAACAGACGGGGAGCTAGAGTCTTGTCAATATCAGTAAAATATTACCTACTATTCTTCCTCTGTAGGTGTGGTGGTGACAGTGAGGGTCAGGGTGCTGTGGGATGGGTGGGAAGAGAGCTCTGCTTTTAACATAGTAAACTGTAACAGGATAAAAATAACAGGATGGGTGCACATGCAGCCAGTTGTTTATTGTCATGTCTAATTATATTATTTTCAACACAGACAGTGGAACAATTTGGCTTTTGACTCTATATGATTGATCTTCAACAAACAAGCGACTTGTTATGCTCCGGATCCTTGGGACCTTTGCAACAGCCTGCACATCATATAATGCCTTTacgtttttatatatataatggaCTTAATACATAGTTGGGTAACCCAACTGCAAGTACAAAGCTTCAAGAGCTGAAGTTAACTTTGGACAGTAGCAGTGAATTGGTAACTAGGATATATGACAGGAAGTCAAATGTCTTCCTCCCCtagttatttatttatctatctatctatctatctatctatctatctatctatctatctatctatctatctatctatctatctatctatctatctatctatctatctatctatctatctgtctatctatctatctgtctatctatctatctatctatctatctatctatctatctatctatctatctatctatctatctatctacctgtctgtctgtctgtctgtctatctgtctatttatttatttatttatttaactatttatttatttttgtaatttacagtaagttttatgtctttatgtcctgcactgtactgctgctgcaaaacaacaaatttctcgacatatgtcagtgataataaaccagattctgattctgattctgaactaccTTTGGTGAAAAGTTGAAATTAGTCTTGAAAACAGCAGATAGGTATTGAAGCAGGAACGCAAAAATGCTCAATCCCGTGGTCACTTTGACGAGTGAGTAGAAAGAGCATGGACGTCACTGAGACCAACTTACATAAGGGTAGGTGCGGCAGGACCTGATGTTGTCATTGAATCCCATCCAGCGCTGGTAGTCAGGATAGTCTCCCCTGGTCAGGACATACTGGTATCCCATGTAGTGGGGTCTCTCGTACACCACCCACCAGTCACTGTCAACGCGGATGGAGTTACAGCGACTGAAGTAAGGGGACAGGTCGGCACAGTCGGTGCTGCACTCGTAGTGCCGACCCTGGAAGTTCCTGTCCTCGTAGAAGATAATCTGTGGAAAACAAGCAGGTTTAGCAATAATTTATAAATAAGAGACACAGAATAAAGAATTCTAATGTAATGCATAAACTCTGAGTTGTCCTTGCCTTTCCCATTTTAGCCACACAGTTAACTTGGTAACTGAATGAATGTTTCACGGTCTTACACAGCGTGGTTTTTATATGCCTAGCAGAAAGGCTTCTCTAGGCTGCACTTTTGTTATTCTaataattgtaatattttaaaatcagcatTAAAAGCAATAAAGCACATGACACAAAGCCTCACTGCAAAAGAAAGCACCTCAAAGCACCTATGTATCTTTGGTCTCATTTTGCCTCCATGTCATTTTAATTGTGTGAATAAAGTGACCATGCATTCAAGCCCATTGTGCTCCTTAAagcctgcttccactgcagttctcGAACAAGTCCTGAgcacaaagggcccatttctgatgGGTTGATACAATGGCACAGACATATTCCCAAACAGGTCagggtgaagagccagagaaagtTGTTTTGAATACAATATTGCAAGTTTAGCTTAAAACTACAAGGGTGTTTAGATTCCAGCGCACATTATTATTTGCTGACATTTTACATCTGCAGTGTCGGTAGTGTTCATTGATGTTGAATACATGTCATACCAATGTTTTGTTCTTTTTGCTTTTTGCTGTTCTAGTTTTCAAATTAGCTGAATGTATATCACAATGGGAAAAAGTAGTAGAAAGATGTCAGAAAGATAGTACATGGCATCTAGAAACAGCTAACTCCACTAGACACAGAAAAGGTTATGgtaccagacaacatccttgttgAGGTACTGAAGACTTGCGATCCAGAAGTACCTGTACGTTGACACACATTATTGCTAGGTATGTTCTGTTAACAAAATGCAGGACTAATCCATACTGGGTAGTTACCACCCAATTATTCAGTTCTCAATCTACAGCAAAATGAGGGAAGGTATCATTGACAGTATTATTGAACAGCCCTT
The window above is part of the Pristis pectinata isolate sPriPec2 chromosome 1, sPriPec2.1.pri, whole genome shotgun sequence genome. Proteins encoded here:
- the LOC127567858 gene encoding gamma-crystallin S-1-like, which encodes MNMQRIIFYEDRNFQGRHYECSTDCADLSPYFSRCNSIRVDSDWWVVYERPHYMGYQYVLTRGDYPDYQRWMGFNDNIRSCRTYPYVRGNYRMRIYERPDFGGQMMEFMDDCPSVYDRFRYRDIHSCQVMDGYWIFYEQPNYRGRQYFLRPGEYRRYSDWGGSCSIIGSFRRMRDF